One stretch of Thermanaerosceptrum fracticalcis DNA includes these proteins:
- the hisB gene encoding imidazoleglycerol-phosphate dehydratase HisB, whose translation MSLRRGFVERSTKETKIKLELTLEGQGLFKGESGIGFFDHMLDSLVRHSGFDISLEAEGDLFVDDHHTVEDIGICLGKAFFQALGDKKGIARYASLALPMDESLVLCAVDISGRPGFYPELVFPTEKIGQFDCQLIEEFWRAFVQEARITLHLRQLAGKNSHHLAEAVFKGTGRILKEATRLVGEEIPSAKGVL comes from the coding sequence ATGAGTTTACGACGCGGTTTTGTGGAGCGAAGTACTAAAGAGACGAAAATCAAACTGGAATTAACCCTGGAGGGACAGGGCCTTTTTAAGGGCGAGAGCGGTATTGGGTTTTTCGACCATATGCTGGATTCCTTGGTCAGGCACAGCGGTTTTGACATTAGCCTGGAGGCTGAAGGCGATCTTTTTGTTGATGACCATCATACTGTAGAAGATATAGGAATCTGCCTGGGGAAGGCTTTTTTCCAGGCGCTGGGTGACAAAAAGGGTATAGCCCGTTATGCCTCCCTGGCCTTACCCATGGATGAGTCCCTGGTCCTTTGTGCTGTGGACATCAGCGGGCGGCCCGGATTTTATCCGGAACTTGTCTTTCCCACCGAGAAAATAGGGCAGTTTGACTGCCAGTTGATAGAAGAATTCTGGCGGGCCTTTGTGCAGGAAGCCAGGATTACCCTTCATCTCAGGCAACTGGCGGGAAAAAATTCTCACCACCTGGCGGAGGCTGTCTTTAAAGGAACAGGCAGGATTCTAAAAGAGGCAACCCGCCTGGTAGGAGAGGAAATACCTTCGGCCAAGGGGGTTTTATAA
- the hisH gene encoding imidazole glycerol phosphate synthase subunit HisH, which yields MKTAVIDYGLGNLASVAQGLKAAGLEPLITREHHEILEARAVVLPGVGAFPKGMENLKDLGLLPVIAEVVQRGTPFLGICLGMQLLFEEGEEYGKHQGLGFIKGKVVRFPKGLKVPHMGWNTLKIEKSHPLLSGVPDDSYVYFVHSYCGAGYNSSHVAATSFYGIEFPAIVCFNNIMGIQFHPEKSSQIGLKILKNFGELVSHVGNPGD from the coding sequence ATGAAGACAGCGGTGATCGATTACGGTCTGGGTAACCTGGCTAGTGTGGCCCAGGGTTTGAAAGCTGCCGGATTAGAACCTTTGATTACCCGGGAGCATCACGAGATCCTGGAGGCCCGGGCAGTAGTCCTGCCAGGTGTAGGGGCCTTCCCTAAGGGGATGGAAAATTTAAAGGACTTGGGTCTCCTGCCTGTTATTGCTGAGGTGGTGCAGAGAGGAACCCCTTTCCTGGGGATATGTCTGGGGATGCAGCTGCTATTTGAAGAAGGGGAGGAATACGGGAAGCATCAGGGTTTAGGTTTCATTAAGGGAAAAGTTGTCCGCTTTCCCAAAGGGTTAAAGGTCCCTCACATGGGCTGGAATACCCTGAAGATAGAAAAAAGCCATCCTCTGTTAAGCGGTGTTCCCGATGACAGCTATGTTTACTTTGTCCATTCTTACTGTGGAGCGGGGTATAATTCTTCCCATGTAGCAGCAACTTCATTTTATGGTATAGAATTTCCTGCCATTGTGTGCTTTAATAACATCATGGGTATACAATTTCATCCTGAAAAAAGCAGCCAGATCGGACTAAAGATACTGAAAAATTTTGGGGAGTTGGTAAGTCATGTTGGTAATCCCGGCGATTGA
- the hisA gene encoding 1-(5-phosphoribosyl)-5-[(5-phosphoribosylamino)methylideneamino]imidazole-4-carboxamide isomerase, whose amino-acid sequence MLVIPAIDLRDGRCVRLVQGQKGTETIYSDEPVEMAQLWEERGARRLHVVDLDGAFTGTPQNLEIVKQMVESVRIPIQLGGGIRSLETVKKVLDAGVDRVILGTAAILSPELVCQCSKEFGDSILVGIDGRDGLVAIEGWESTVEMTVEALALEIAKLGIKRVVFTDTRRDGTLRGPNIEATKRLAQTSGLKVIASGGVSSLDDLRNLKSLKPFGVEGVIMGKALYNGTISLKEALEIMED is encoded by the coding sequence ATGTTGGTAATCCCGGCGATTGATTTGAGGGACGGCCGCTGTGTCCGTCTAGTCCAGGGACAAAAAGGCACAGAAACAATCTATTCAGATGAACCGGTGGAAATGGCCCAGCTCTGGGAGGAGCGGGGAGCCCGGAGACTGCATGTGGTTGACCTGGATGGCGCCTTTACGGGAACACCACAAAATCTGGAAATTGTTAAACAGATGGTGGAGTCGGTACGGATTCCTATTCAATTAGGTGGAGGAATACGTTCCCTGGAAACTGTGAAGAAAGTCCTGGACGCAGGTGTGGACAGGGTTATCCTCGGCACTGCCGCCATCCTTTCACCGGAGTTGGTTTGCCAGTGCAGCAAGGAATTTGGCGACAGTATCCTGGTAGGAATTGACGGAAGAGATGGTTTAGTGGCCATTGAAGGCTGGGAATCAACGGTGGAAATGACAGTAGAAGCTTTAGCCCTGGAGATTGCCAAGCTGGGCATCAAACGGGTTGTTTTTACGGACACGCGCCGGGACGGGACTCTGCGTGGTCCTAATATAGAGGCAACCAAACGCCTGGCCCAGACCAGCGGTCTTAAGGTTATTGCTTCCGGCGGGGTTTCTTCCCTGGATGACCTGCGTAACCTTAAGTCTCTAAAACCTTTTGGCGTAGAGGGTGTCATCATGGGCAAGGCCCTTTATAACGGGACCATCAGCCTGAAGGAAGCCCTGGAGATTATGGAGGATTAA
- the hisF gene encoding imidazole glycerol phosphate synthase subunit HisF, translating to MLAKRIIPCLDVDKGRVVKGTKFLELKDAGDPVELAAYYDRAGADELVFLDITASSEHRNIILDVVSRVAEKVFIPFTVGGGIRSVQDMRKILQAGADKVALNTAAVQNPGVISEGAYHFGSQCVVVAIDARKVAEGRWEVYIHGGRTPTGLDVITWAKKVEELGAGEILLTSMDRDGTKEGYDLELTRAVSEAVSVPVIASGGVGTVEHLYEGAILGQADGLLAASIFHFGEKTIAEVKNYLNTKGVVVRL from the coding sequence ATGCTGGCAAAAAGAATCATACCCTGCTTAGATGTGGACAAGGGCAGGGTGGTGAAAGGTACAAAATTCTTGGAACTGAAAGACGCCGGAGACCCTGTGGAATTAGCAGCTTATTATGACAGGGCAGGGGCTGATGAGTTAGTTTTTCTCGATATCACCGCCTCCAGCGAACACAGGAATATCATCCTGGATGTAGTTTCGCGGGTTGCCGAAAAGGTCTTTATTCCCTTCACCGTGGGCGGGGGAATCCGCTCTGTCCAGGATATGCGAAAGATACTGCAGGCGGGAGCCGACAAAGTGGCTCTTAATACCGCTGCCGTCCAGAATCCCGGGGTCATCAGTGAAGGAGCTTATCATTTTGGCAGTCAGTGTGTGGTGGTGGCTATCGATGCCCGCAAGGTTGCTGAGGGCAGGTGGGAGGTCTACATTCATGGTGGACGTACCCCCACAGGCCTGGATGTGATTACCTGGGCCAAAAAAGTAGAAGAATTGGGCGCGGGTGAAATACTCCTCACCAGTATGGATCGGGACGGTACCAAAGAGGGCTATGACCTGGAACTCACCAGGGCGGTAAGTGAGGCTGTGTCTGTGCCCGTTATTGCCTCAGGCGGTGTGGGAACTGTGGAGCATCTTTATGAAGGAGCTATTTTGGGCCAGGCCGATGGCCTCTTGGCCGCTTCCATCTTCCATTTTGGTGAAAAAACAATAGCTGAAGTTAAAAACTATCTTAACACGAAGGGGGTTGTCGTGCGGTTATGA
- the hisIE gene encoding bifunctional phosphoribosyl-AMP cyclohydrolase/phosphoribosyl-ATP diphosphatase HisIE produces the protein MKITPETIASLKFDDKGLIPAVVQDVKTGTVLMVAYMNREALEKTLSEGRTWFYSRSRQTLWAKGETSGHIQQVAGIFYDCDGDTLLVQVHQTGAACHEGTFSCFTRPLLVKEDAVSPDWALLSWLEELVKQRKETLPPDSYTTYLFTKGIDKILKKVGEETTEVVIAAKGGKREEIIYETADLLYHLLVLLREKEIDLQDIWRELARRHKEK, from the coding sequence ATGAAGATAACCCCGGAAACTATTGCTTCTTTAAAGTTTGATGATAAAGGCTTGATTCCTGCCGTGGTCCAGGATGTGAAAACAGGGACCGTTTTAATGGTAGCCTACATGAACCGGGAGGCCCTGGAAAAAACCCTCAGCGAAGGACGAACCTGGTTTTACAGCCGCAGCCGCCAGACCCTCTGGGCCAAAGGTGAGACCTCCGGTCATATCCAGCAGGTGGCGGGTATCTTTTATGATTGTGACGGCGATACCCTCCTGGTTCAGGTGCACCAGACCGGTGCGGCCTGTCATGAAGGAACCTTTTCCTGTTTTACCAGGCCTCTGCTGGTCAAAGAAGATGCTGTCTCACCGGACTGGGCTCTTTTATCCTGGCTGGAGGAACTCGTTAAACAAAGAAAAGAAACCCTTCCGCCCGATTCCTATACCACCTATCTTTTTACCAAGGGGATTGATAAAATCCTGAAAAAAGTGGGAGAGGAAACCACGGAAGTAGTGATCGCCGCCAAAGGCGGCAAACGGGAGGAAATAATTTACGAAACGGCAGACCTCCTGTATCATCTCCTTGTCCTTTTGCGGGAAAAAGAAATTGATTTACAGGACATCTGGCGGGAACTTGCACGGAGACACAAAGAAAAATAA
- the ablA gene encoding lysine 2,3-aminomutase — translation MSEIASYWAYVSPQEWNDWHWQVAHRVQTLEELKKIIHLTPEEEKGVESCLHTLRMAITPYYASLMDKNDPSDPIRQQAVPRTMELQMGEHEMEDPLHEDVDSPVPGLTHRYPDRVLFLVTDQCSMYCRHCTRRRFAGNADASLPKEQIDQALVYIKKTPTIRDVLISGGDSLLLSDEKIEYIVGSLRKIPHIELIRFGSRTPVVLPQRITPELCNMLKKYPPVYLNTHFNHPKEITPEAEEVCARLADAGIPLGNQTVLLRGINDCPYIIKELMHALLRIRVRPYYLYQCDISPGLEHFRTPVSKGIEIMELLRGHTTGLAVPTYVVDAPGGGGKIPVAPTYLISQSTHKVILRNYEGMICAYPEPAVTNSNCDESCEACRRLTHLPKTGIEKLLSGEKMSLVPKGNIREKRRYTCT, via the coding sequence ATGTCGGAGATTGCTTCATACTGGGCTTATGTGAGCCCCCAGGAGTGGAATGACTGGCACTGGCAGGTGGCCCACCGGGTTCAAACTTTGGAGGAATTAAAAAAGATCATCCACTTAACGCCGGAAGAAGAAAAAGGGGTAGAATCCTGTCTTCATACTTTGAGGATGGCCATCACACCCTATTATGCTTCACTTATGGATAAAAACGACCCCAGTGACCCTATTCGCCAGCAGGCAGTTCCCAGGACCATGGAACTGCAAATGGGAGAACACGAGATGGAAGACCCGCTCCATGAGGATGTGGATTCTCCCGTACCGGGGCTTACCCATCGTTATCCTGACAGGGTTTTGTTTCTGGTTACCGACCAGTGTTCCATGTACTGCCGCCACTGTACGCGGCGGCGGTTTGCCGGTAATGCTGATGCTTCCTTACCAAAGGAGCAGATTGACCAGGCCCTTGTCTATATTAAGAAAACCCCTACCATCCGCGATGTCTTGATTTCCGGCGGCGACAGCCTGCTTCTGTCCGACGAAAAAATAGAATATATTGTAGGGAGTCTCAGGAAAATTCCGCACATAGAGCTGATTCGCTTCGGCTCCCGTACACCTGTGGTCCTTCCCCAGCGTATTACTCCCGAGCTGTGTAACATGTTGAAAAAATACCCTCCCGTTTACTTAAATACCCACTTTAATCACCCCAAAGAGATAACTCCTGAAGCCGAGGAGGTCTGTGCCCGTTTAGCCGATGCCGGAATACCCCTGGGGAATCAGACAGTATTGCTGCGGGGAATCAACGACTGTCCCTATATTATCAAGGAATTGATGCATGCCCTTTTGCGCATCAGGGTGCGCCCCTATTACCTGTACCAGTGCGACATTTCGCCGGGATTGGAGCACTTCCGAACTCCGGTCTCCAAAGGCATTGAAATCATGGAGCTCTTACGGGGGCATACCACGGGCCTGGCTGTACCTACCTATGTAGTGGATGCACCCGGCGGGGGTGGAAAAATCCCCGTTGCTCCCACCTATCTTATTTCCCAGTCGACCCACAAAGTGATCCTGCGGAACTATGAAGGGATGATTTGTGCTTACCCTGAACCTGCGGTTACAAACAGTAACTGTGACGAATCCTGTGAGGCTTGCCGGCGTCTGACCCACTTGCCAAAAACGGGAATAGAGAAGCTTTTGTCAGGAGAAAAAATGAGTCTCGTACCTAAAGGAAACATTCGGGAAAAACGCCGTTATACCTGTACTTAG
- the pcrA gene encoding DNA helicase PcrA yields MIEEYWRLREEIRNHLFRRLNSEQYKAVETGEGPVLCLAGAGSGKTTAMVYRVLHLLLFGPKHNPKPEPPADMTEQDLRMMEDWLKQEKNRKGGLLPPRIKYLIGMLGISPRSILAITFTNKAAQEMRTRLEAVLGDISREMWVMTFHAACVRILRREITALGYTSDFVIYDTQDQQQVIKGVLKELNLDEKKFTPRTMLHLISKFKNELKSTKDAKLLAGDFLEDKAAKAYEIYQKRLKENNALDFDDLISLTVQVFEKYPEVLKKYQERFRYVMVDEYQDTNHAQYVLVNLLSQKYKNLCVVGDDDQSIYGFRQADIRNILEFERDYPQAKVIKLEQNYRSTQSILAAANQVIKNNVGRKKKSLWTENPQGERLVLYRAQNEQDEARYVAERIREFTQGHYRYQDCAVLMRTNAQSRVLEEWFLRAGIPYKIVGGLKFYERKEIKDILAYLKLLANPSDSISLRRIINVPRRGVGEATVQKVEDFSRAEGLPVYEALKQYESLGLTAKIARGIAVFVNFMDKMYRLVGQVSLTELTEKILVESGYWQELLEDNTVESQSRRENLKEFLTVTQNYEKEAVEPSLGGFLAEVSLVSDIDTLEDQSQAVVVMTMHTAKGLEFPVVFIVGMEEGIFPHSRSLLNESELEEERRLCYVALTRAKEKIHLVCARERNLYGNTSYNPPSRFIGEIPPQLWEEYQSNHDFFPTTRAPVPVTSPGPGGYTQFNVGDKVEHRKWGQGVVVSVKGEGEEAEIKVAFPNLGIKSLVAKYAPISKIQ; encoded by the coding sequence ATGATAGAGGAGTACTGGAGATTAAGAGAAGAGATAAGAAACCACCTGTTCCGGCGTTTAAATTCGGAACAGTATAAAGCAGTAGAAACGGGAGAAGGACCGGTCCTTTGCCTGGCAGGAGCCGGTTCCGGGAAAACAACGGCCATGGTCTACCGGGTCTTACACCTGTTACTTTTTGGTCCCAAACACAATCCCAAACCAGAGCCCCCGGCGGATATGACGGAACAGGATCTGCGGATGATGGAGGACTGGCTGAAACAAGAAAAAAACCGGAAGGGAGGTTTACTGCCTCCCCGGATTAAATACCTTATCGGCATGTTGGGGATCAGTCCCCGCTCCATCCTGGCCATTACTTTTACCAATAAAGCCGCCCAGGAAATGAGAACACGCCTGGAAGCGGTGCTTGGTGATATCAGCAGGGAAATGTGGGTGATGACTTTTCATGCAGCCTGTGTGCGTATCCTGCGCAGGGAAATTACCGCCCTGGGATATACTTCTGATTTTGTCATTTATGATACCCAGGACCAGCAGCAGGTTATCAAAGGAGTACTTAAAGAACTGAACCTGGATGAGAAGAAATTTACCCCCCGTACCATGCTTCATCTCATAAGTAAGTTTAAGAATGAGCTAAAAAGCACCAAAGATGCGAAACTCCTGGCCGGAGATTTTTTGGAGGACAAGGCGGCTAAAGCTTATGAGATCTACCAGAAACGTTTAAAAGAAAACAATGCCCTGGATTTTGACGATCTCATCTCCCTTACGGTCCAGGTCTTCGAAAAATACCCTGAGGTGCTCAAGAAGTACCAGGAAAGGTTCCGTTACGTTATGGTGGATGAATACCAGGACACCAACCATGCCCAGTATGTGCTGGTAAATCTTTTGAGCCAAAAATACAAGAATCTATGTGTGGTAGGGGACGATGACCAGTCCATCTACGGTTTCCGCCAGGCCGATATAAGAAACATTTTGGAATTTGAGCGGGATTACCCCCAGGCCAAAGTCATTAAATTAGAACAAAATTACCGGTCCACCCAGAGCATTTTGGCTGCTGCCAACCAGGTCATCAAAAATAATGTGGGAAGAAAGAAAAAGAGCCTCTGGACGGAAAATCCCCAGGGTGAACGGCTTGTCCTCTACCGGGCCCAGAATGAACAGGACGAGGCCCGGTATGTGGCAGAGCGCATCAGAGAATTCACCCAGGGCCATTACCGCTACCAGGATTGTGCCGTGTTAATGCGGACCAACGCCCAATCCCGTGTACTGGAAGAATGGTTTCTGCGGGCCGGTATACCCTATAAAATCGTAGGCGGCCTGAAATTCTACGAGCGTAAAGAAATTAAAGACATCCTGGCCTATTTAAAATTGCTGGCCAATCCCAGTGACAGTATCAGTCTGCGCCGCATCATTAATGTGCCCCGCCGGGGCGTGGGTGAGGCCACTGTCCAGAAGGTGGAGGATTTCAGCAGAGCGGAAGGACTACCTGTCTATGAGGCCCTCAAGCAGTATGAAAGCTTAGGCCTCACGGCCAAGATAGCCAGGGGTATTGCCGTTTTTGTCAATTTCATGGACAAGATGTACCGGTTGGTGGGACAAGTTTCCCTCACTGAGCTTACGGAAAAAATACTGGTAGAATCGGGTTACTGGCAGGAGCTTCTGGAAGATAATACTGTAGAGAGCCAGAGCCGCCGGGAAAACCTCAAAGAATTTCTTACAGTAACCCAGAATTATGAAAAAGAAGCGGTTGAACCATCCCTGGGCGGATTCCTGGCTGAGGTTTCCCTGGTCAGTGATATTGATACCTTAGAAGACCAGAGCCAGGCTGTGGTCGTGATGACCATGCATACAGCCAAGGGTTTGGAGTTCCCCGTGGTCTTTATTGTAGGCATGGAGGAGGGGATTTTTCCTCATTCTCGCTCTCTTCTCAACGAAAGCGAACTGGAAGAAGAAAGACGTTTGTGTTACGTGGCCTTAACCCGGGCCAAAGAGAAAATACACCTGGTTTGTGCCCGGGAGCGGAATCTCTATGGTAATACAAGTTATAACCCGCCCTCCCGTTTTATCGGGGAAATTCCGCCCCAGCTTTGGGAAGAATATCAAAGTAATCATGATTTCTTCCCCACTACCCGGGCTCCGGTTCCCGTTACCTCGCCGGGGCCGGGGGGGTATACTCAATTTAACGTGGGCGATAAGGTAGAACACCGCAAATGGGGACAGGGTGTGGTAGTCAGTGTCAAGGGAGAAGGAGAAGAAGCGGAAATTAAAGTGGCTTTCCCCAATTTAGGTATTAAGAGCCTGGTAGCGAAATACGCACCCATCTCCAAAATCCAGTAA
- the ligA gene encoding NAD-dependent DNA ligase LigA has product MDQTEMLKEMEKLVEQLNQYAYEYYTLDNPSISDREYDRLYDRLKAMEEKTGVVLPNSPTQRVGDVLLTEFKKHTHKAKLWSLDKAQNEEELRSWEKRLEKAIEEYNASHDVPLPPLSYVVTLKFDGLTINLTYYEGVLQHAATRGTGEVGEEILAQIKTIKSIPLAIKSKALLEIRGEALMTKKAFAEYNAKALVPLKNPRNGAAGALRNLNIQETAKRKLIAWFYDIGFSQGESFRNYEEILAFLKEQKLPVHKYHKTCRSIAEVIREVKELERIRDTFEFEIDGAVIVVNDLPTREVIGYTIKFPKWAIAYKFEAKDAVTTVLAVEWNVGRTGKVTPTALLEPVDIGGVTVKRATLNNMDDIKRKGVRLGCQVFVRRSNDVIPEITGVVEESLSGTAEIKAPEVCPACGADLIQDGVHLFCENSLSCKPQLVKSIVHFASREAMNIEGFSEKTAEQLFEKLDIREISDLYRLTREDLFTLEKFKEKKVQNLLDSIEKSKDCTLDSFIYALGIPNVGKKTAGDLARTFQSLEGVMQATREELLAIPEIGEIVADSILKFLHDEKIKESIESLLASGVRPQFVKGPETDSPFKDKTVVVTGTLQNFTRSEIEKLLSDLGAKVSGSVSKKTDYVIAGENAGSKLDKARAILETEPESILKILTEEEFQELLKGIKS; this is encoded by the coding sequence ATGGACCAGACTGAGATGCTGAAGGAAATGGAAAAACTGGTAGAACAGTTAAACCAGTATGCTTACGAGTACTATACTCTGGACAATCCCAGTATCAGTGACCGGGAATATGATCGACTCTATGACCGCTTAAAGGCCATGGAAGAGAAAACAGGGGTGGTACTCCCCAACTCACCCACCCAGCGGGTGGGAGATGTGCTCCTCACCGAATTTAAAAAGCACACCCACAAAGCCAAATTGTGGAGTTTGGACAAAGCCCAGAATGAAGAGGAACTGAGAAGCTGGGAAAAGAGGCTGGAAAAGGCCATCGAAGAATACAATGCTTCTCATGATGTTCCTTTACCCCCTCTCTCCTACGTGGTTACCCTCAAGTTCGACGGATTAACCATCAATTTGACATACTACGAGGGTGTCTTACAGCATGCCGCCACCAGGGGGACAGGCGAAGTAGGGGAGGAAATTCTTGCTCAAATAAAAACCATCAAGTCCATACCTCTCGCCATCAAGAGTAAAGCCTTACTGGAAATTCGCGGCGAGGCCCTCATGACCAAAAAGGCCTTTGCAGAGTATAATGCCAAGGCTCTAGTCCCTTTAAAGAATCCCCGTAATGGAGCGGCCGGCGCTTTAAGGAATCTCAATATCCAGGAAACGGCCAAACGCAAGCTCATTGCCTGGTTTTATGATATTGGTTTTAGCCAGGGAGAGTCTTTCCGGAACTATGAGGAGATCCTGGCTTTTCTTAAGGAACAAAAGCTGCCTGTCCATAAATACCATAAGACCTGCCGCAGTATAGCAGAAGTGATCCGGGAGGTCAAGGAACTGGAAAGAATCCGGGATACTTTCGAGTTCGAAATTGACGGGGCTGTGATTGTGGTGAACGATCTGCCCACGCGGGAGGTTATTGGTTATACTATCAAATTCCCCAAGTGGGCCATTGCCTATAAATTCGAAGCCAAGGATGCCGTAACCACCGTGCTTGCGGTAGAATGGAATGTGGGCCGCACCGGAAAGGTAACCCCTACTGCTCTTTTGGAACCTGTGGATATCGGGGGAGTAACCGTGAAGCGGGCTACCCTTAATAACATGGATGACATCAAGCGGAAAGGCGTAAGATTAGGATGCCAGGTCTTTGTGCGTCGTTCCAATGATGTGATCCCCGAAATAACCGGTGTAGTGGAAGAATCTTTATCCGGCACTGCAGAAATAAAAGCACCGGAAGTTTGCCCGGCCTGCGGGGCTGATTTGATCCAGGACGGGGTGCATCTATTCTGTGAGAACTCCCTCTCTTGCAAACCCCAGCTGGTGAAAAGCATCGTACATTTTGCCAGCCGGGAGGCCATGAATATCGAAGGATTCAGTGAAAAAACGGCGGAGCAGCTTTTTGAAAAGCTGGATATCCGGGAAATCTCCGACCTCTACCGTCTCACCAGGGAAGACCTTTTTACCCTGGAGAAGTTTAAAGAGAAAAAGGTGCAAAACCTTTTGGATTCCATAGAAAAAAGTAAAGACTGTACCCTGGATTCCTTTATCTACGCCCTGGGAATTCCCAATGTGGGCAAAAAAACAGCCGGCGACCTGGCCCGAACTTTCCAGTCCCTGGAGGGTGTCATGCAGGCTACCCGGGAAGAATTACTGGCCATACCTGAGATCGGAGAGATTGTTGCAGACAGCATCCTTAAATTCCTCCACGATGAAAAAATAAAGGAAAGCATAGAGAGCCTCCTGGCCTCGGGCGTAAGGCCCCAATTCGTAAAAGGTCCTGAGACGGACAGCCCCTTCAAAGATAAAACGGTGGTAGTGACCGGAACCTTGCAGAATTTCACCCGGTCTGAGATTGAGAAACTCTTAAGCGATTTGGGGGCTAAAGTTTCCGGCAGTGTCAGCAAGAAGACGGATTACGTAATAGCAGGTGAAAACGCCGGGTCCAAACTGGATAAAGCCAGGGCCATCCTGGAGACCGAACCTGAGTCAATTCTCAAAATACTTACGGAAGAAGAATTCCAGGAGTTGTTAAAAGGAATTAAAAGTTAA
- a CDS encoding ATP-binding protein, with the protein MNKFVNRENELTFLQSEYIKRQSSLVIIYGRRRIGKTSLIKKFIQDKSALYFLASEEPERENINSFKNLLAEFTGNILLRRGSDFSWDDLFTVFRDYNSNYKKILVIDEFQYLGKANSAFPSIFQRIWDQILKDSYIMVILCGSLIHMMESQTLAYSSPLYGRRTGQIKLKQIPFLHYGEFYGNKSEEELIQYYAVTGGVPKYIEVFRDVEDVYEGIQKNILTRQSFLYEEPIFLLEKEVSEIGSYFSIIKTIAQGNHKLGSIAAALGVSQTSLTKYLNTMINLDLIQREVPITEKNPEKSKKGLYFIKDNFIEFWFKFIYPYRNYLEMDNTEYVMEKIKNNFIDNHVSFVYEKICMEKLWKMNDENFLNFKILKLGKWWRGSEKIDFIGLNEDSKDIVFCECKYHDKPVDGDVFYDLLQKAKQVDWYKKERKEQYVLFSKSGFTHNLLSLADKRKDLILVFGVRLA; encoded by the coding sequence ATGAATAAATTTGTAAACCGGGAAAATGAATTGACCTTTTTGCAAAGTGAATACATTAAAAGGCAATCTTCTTTAGTGATTATTTATGGCAGAAGAAGAATCGGAAAGACTTCCCTAATTAAAAAATTTATTCAGGACAAATCTGCTCTGTATTTTCTCGCTTCTGAAGAGCCGGAAAGGGAAAATATCAACAGTTTTAAAAACCTGTTGGCTGAATTTACAGGAAATATACTCCTTAGAAGAGGTTCAGACTTCTCCTGGGATGATTTGTTTACCGTATTTAGAGATTATAACAGTAATTACAAAAAGATTCTTGTTATTGACGAGTTTCAGTATTTAGGCAAGGCCAACAGTGCCTTTCCATCCATCTTTCAGAGGATATGGGACCAAATATTGAAAGATTCATATATCATGGTGATTTTATGCGGTTCTTTAATTCATATGATGGAAAGCCAAACCCTTGCTTATTCAAGTCCTTTATACGGAAGAAGAACAGGACAAATCAAGCTGAAGCAAATTCCTTTTTTGCATTATGGAGAATTTTACGGTAATAAGAGTGAAGAAGAGTTAATACAATATTATGCTGTAACAGGCGGGGTACCGAAGTATATTGAGGTTTTTCGGGATGTGGAAGATGTTTATGAGGGAATTCAGAAAAATATCTTAACACGACAAAGTTTTTTATATGAAGAACCAATCTTTCTTTTGGAGAAGGAAGTTTCAGAGATAGGCAGTTATTTTTCAATAATTAAGACTATCGCTCAGGGAAATCATAAACTGGGAAGTATTGCAGCAGCACTGGGAGTATCCCAGACCAGCCTAACAAAATATTTGAATACAATGATAAATCTTGATCTAATTCAAAGAGAAGTCCCTATAACTGAGAAAAACCCTGAAAAGAGCAAAAAAGGACTTTACTTTATAAAAGATAATTTCATTGAGTTCTGGTTTAAGTTTATCTACCCTTATAGAAATTATCTCGAGATGGATAATACAGAATATGTGATGGAGAAAATTAAGAATAATTTTATCGACAACCATGTTAGTTTTGTCTACGAAAAAATATGTATGGAAAAATTATGGAAGATGAATGACGAAAATTTCTTGAATTTTAAAATTTTAAAACTGGGCAAATGGTGGAGAGGCAGCGAAAAAATTGATTTCATAGGTTTAAACGAAGATAGTAAGGACATTGTATTTTGTGAATGTAAATATCACGATAAACCAGTAGATGGAGATGTGTTCTATGATTTATTGCAAAAGGCAAAACAGGTAGACTGGTACAAAAAAGAAAGGAAAGAACAATATGTCCTGTTTAGTAAATCTGGCTTTACCCATAATTTATTATCCCTGGCTGATAAACGAAAGGATTTAATATTGGTTTTTGGGGTCAGGCTTGCGTAA